One window from the genome of Tistrella bauzanensis encodes:
- a CDS encoding N-acetylmuramoyl-L-alanine amidase, with translation MRRLMSLVLLSLLCLSGVILPGTGVAEAGAADVARATGLRFGLHPDKTRLAIDLDRRVDFRAFTLSGPDRVVIDFRGLDWQILDRGENDGAGLIARYRVGLFEPGVYRMVLDLTQPSQIDAMFVLPAQDGMPPRFVVDLSRTTPQAFAKATLKGEPEDRFDGTKVAAASPSAASQTLSAAPALPDAVKPRQRADGRRVVAIDAGHGGIDPGAIGISGVQEKSITLAFAKALAVELEKTGRYKPVLTRDRDIFIRLRDRVSIARAADAELFISIHADSVGNPRTRGLSIYTLSERASDGVAAELADSENKADLIAGVDLSTESAEVTSILIDLARRETMNLSARFAGHIIGQVQPHTELLRKPVRSAGFAVLKAPDMPSVLIETGFLSNRQDEKVLQDPSHRSRLVRGMVSAVDQFFAAEQTWSRL, from the coding sequence GTGCGCAGGCTGATGTCGCTGGTTCTGTTGTCGCTGCTGTGCCTGAGCGGGGTCATCCTGCCGGGTACCGGCGTGGCCGAGGCCGGTGCCGCCGATGTGGCACGAGCGACGGGCCTGCGCTTCGGCCTGCACCCGGATAAGACCCGCCTGGCGATCGATCTGGACCGGCGGGTGGATTTCCGGGCCTTCACCCTCTCCGGTCCCGACCGGGTGGTGATCGATTTCCGTGGCCTCGACTGGCAGATCCTGGACCGCGGCGAGAATGACGGCGCAGGCCTGATCGCGCGATATCGGGTGGGATTGTTCGAGCCCGGTGTCTATCGCATGGTGCTGGATCTGACCCAGCCGTCACAGATCGACGCCATGTTCGTATTGCCGGCCCAGGACGGCATGCCGCCGCGCTTCGTGGTCGACCTGTCACGCACCACGCCCCAGGCCTTCGCGAAAGCGACGCTGAAGGGCGAGCCCGAGGACCGCTTCGACGGCACCAAGGTTGCCGCGGCCTCACCCTCGGCCGCGTCGCAGACCTTGAGCGCCGCGCCGGCGCTGCCCGATGCGGTGAAGCCGCGTCAGCGCGCCGACGGCCGTCGGGTGGTCGCCATCGACGCCGGCCATGGCGGCATCGATCCGGGTGCGATCGGCATTTCCGGCGTTCAGGAAAAGTCGATCACGCTCGCCTTCGCCAAGGCACTGGCCGTGGAACTGGAAAAGACCGGCCGCTACAAGCCGGTACTGACACGTGACCGCGATATTTTCATCCGCCTGCGCGACCGGGTGTCGATCGCACGGGCCGCCGATGCCGAGCTGTTCATCTCGATCCATGCGGACTCGGTGGGCAATCCCCGCACCCGGGGGCTCTCGATCTATACCCTGTCCGAACGCGCCTCGGACGGCGTTGCCGCCGAACTGGCCGACAGCGAGAACAAGGCCGATCTGATCGCCGGCGTCGACCTGTCGACGGAAAGCGCCGAGGTGACATCGATCCTGATCGATCTTGCGCGGCGTGAGACCATGAACCTCTCCGCCCGCTTTGCCGGCCATATCATCGGTCAGGTTCAACCGCATACGGAATTGCTGCGCAAGCCGGTCCGGTCGGCCGGGTTTGCGGTGCTGAAGGCGCCCGACATGCCGTCGGTGCTGATCGAAACCGGCTTCCTGTCGAACCGGCAGGATGAAAAGGTGCTTCAGGATCCGTCGCACCGGTCGCGACTGGTGCGCGGCATGGTGTCTGCCGTCGATCAGTTCTTCGCGGCCGAGCAGACCTGGAGCCGGCTCTGA